The DNA window GTGGCGGGGAAGAAGGTTGAACTCGCCGCGGGAGGGATAAAGATATGGGTCGCGTGCAGCAGGCTTACGAAGGTTCGATCCGCCGGGGCCGCCGGGGCCGGGGCCGGGGCCGCCGGGAGTGCGCCCGACCTTACCGTCCTGGAAGGAGGCGGTGCGCCCCACTCCATAAATCTTATCGGCATGAGGGCCGACGAGGCGGTGGCCGAAA is part of the Thermodesulfobacteriota bacterium genome and encodes:
- a CDS encoding Smr/MutS family protein; translated protein: VAGKKVELAAGGIKIWVACSRLTKVRSAGAAGAGAGAAGSAPDLTVLEGGGAPHSINLIGMRADEAVAETTRAIDMAHMEGLSSIEVIHGVGGGILKKVISEHLKANGLVKGFKEGDPLSGGAGVTVVELA